Genomic window (Aricia agestis chromosome 7, ilAriAges1.1, whole genome shotgun sequence):
gaatagagagtgctcttgtgtactgcgcacacacttgggcactataaaattactcctgcgtacctggtctggtttcaatgaaaccggccaccgtcaccgaaaccggtgtggggagtattataatattattattattattattacttctggaagaaaccgctagTTAAGTagcggtaagaccgccaatttgcgcaaatcctttatttttatcatatttgtttttaatgtgcaaataaagaattattattattatactcgacactggccatggttatatagtCGAAGTGCcataagaaagaaaaaaaactgcTGAGTGCTGAGTTGTCATAAATGTCATAGAAGTTTGACGTTTGACAATAGGTTAGAATTTTAGAAAACACGAATttacaaaatttacaaaaagTACCTATTGTTGAAACTGCTAACGGAAAAGATATCTTTTTTACAAATCGTAAAAGATATTTCGGTGACACACAtaggaaataatatattaataatgacTTTCATACCTAATTGGGAAGAGTTCGAAAAGTCAGCAGAAATGTTGTATCTTAGAGATCCTATAAATACTCGATACAGTGTGAAGTACTCTCATTCCAAAGGATtatttttggtcaaaattacGGATAATAAAAAGGTATCAATCCCGAGTATTCATCTAAGACAAAACAACACTTTAGTACACCAGTGGAAGTTCATAAAACGGGTTTTTAGCCTCAGACCAGTTACTAAATCCTCCTTTTAtatctgtttgtttgttaatttatgaaaaaatatttcttttacttTGTCTCTAATTCTATAACTTTGTTATCCAATCATAGAAGTAATGGTACGGTAGACCCTCGCTAATCCGGCCGCCGGCTAATTCGGGGCCCCTTGTAATCCGATATGCCTCTCACTGGTTAATTTAGgtacataaacattattttgcccATTCTTTAATTAGGTGCGTACATTTTTTGTTACAATGCATGCAATGGTTATGATTCCAGCTTGCTGTTAAGTACATACCTAGCTTTAGAAAATTATTTGTAGTAATTCAGATAAAACCTtaacattatgattttaatGTATTGTTATGTGTAAAATTGTATGAAGTATTCTATAATCTGACAAATTCATTAATCTGACATGGCCTTGCAAAACATTTGTCGAATTAACGCAGGtccagggcccgatctaagggggggcgagccgggcatttgcccagagcggcaaaaatgaggggcagcgaaattgacttattcctatcttccaatctagccatccaccactaaagtttgagaattttaccagctaacctaccttaaatttgctagtggaaatatttgagtattttacttaaatgttcCTCCCATTTTtccccaacaaatatgtttattgtatatgtaaagggcggcaaAAATGATCATTGCCTGGAGCagctaaatggctagatcgggtcctgCGCAGGTCTACTGTATGTACATACTCAgagatatattttaattgataaaATTATTCTTGAGTGATTGTTATGACAGAATGTTAACACAATTCCTATCAGagtcttatttttatttacctaatatttattattgtcaatgacaaagaatttattattactagctaaaagccaatCTTTGTGAGGACTCACGTCGTCACACCTTCattgactgatgataacacgtcatctacataaaaataaaaattactatgttaaatcacaaatcaattatattaataggtgtgatagtttttccataGAGAggaccacaaaatgtacaggttgtgggatatactagcgctcgctttaaataaataacaataaataagtagATGTTTAATTCAGGTAATAGAcccataaaataacataatttaagttaaaaataaaagaaataaataaaataaaagttaaagagtgataaaattaaaatacatgacTCTGATTTTTGAGCTTGAGCTTTGCTCAtcctgattattattattaattattatcgtcaatctaaatattattttattaatgattattgttattgattATAAATCAACACATTTTCACACAAATCAGCATACATGTAAGAATCTCACttcaaatgttttaaaattctGTTTTTCAGTGTCTTCAGTACAAGACAGAAGTTCAACAAGACGTGCGAAAAGTGGATAAATTTATTACCAACTTATTAAGGCATATGGCATCTAATGATAACTAATTTGAATTAAAAGATTTGTACTTGTAACtgttagggccgcgctacacctgaatggcagcggcgaggcgagcactttcagtatcatatgattttaaactttatcttcattattgaaATACATAGTAttgcttgagaagtctacggccgcccgtggctgCTCGTGGCCACTCGctgccgcgatttctcaagcgatactatgtattacaataatgaaaataaagtttaaaatcgtaATTATGACGTAcagtgtggcgcggcccttaaggtcaataaatttaaaagatattgctgatgttttttttttattaagtactcaATTTCTAATTTATTCCTgttttagtaagtataatattattaaaaaacatataTTTAAACATATATGAATATATAGGTTCCACATCCTATCCTTGGAGCGAATATTAtagattatgattataatatgcTAGCCCTATGCTAAATCTAAGTAACTAAGTATGaattacttaaaagttaaaatgaaGACCTAAAAGTGTAGCAaggtaaaacttaaaaattttcattgaaaattgttagtatattatatatttattccaAGTACACggctggttccaagtagttcagaaagttcataattcataattttacgtggagcaaaaattctttcaaccatctttttcgccttttatttatttttattttcattgagccaacagctaagcctatgagaagactaattttttgttgctttgatagaactggagccattatgAAGACGTCTGAgcaaaatgacaactgatttagtcactaaattagcacaagtggaataagaagcgaactaattagtctcctatgtaggattctagctaggacttctaaataggacaagtggaataagcgaattgtgggtaccgacTACCGCCACAAGGgcttaaaacatttttgttgcggcccgtgacaccaagaccaagacatgtttgtggcccgtatgaaaatAATCCTAAAgctgcgcgtgcactggatcggaatcggagcgtacggatttgttgctttgtattgatttgtaaattgtatggtactgcgtgcatggatcggcatttctgcgcctgagaccggaatttatgccgatgacgtcatccgcagccgcgtctatgggtcaatttatatatgtcgcagccgactggtttaaatagccgttagtcctttgactgaacaacgccattcaatcacacggctatacgtcgtttagccgacttgttgactacaacgttcaacactacagctagatgacgcttagccaactggtttaatggcaaattaactagggcgacaattagcttaatatattgtaatttgggagaataggatttttttttgtattttattgatagattattctcggattaagtttaaggggtgaccaaaagtttaatgcaataagtaaaaataaaaaaatctgaggcgtgttttgtaacctaacctaacctaacctacttttggactttatgtattgtgtttgtttttgttttggcgggaggctgcgccccccgagccccccttttgtttGATGATGGTCgctggctgctgccgcagcacgctcgctgcgctcgctcggctctctctgtgttgtggtctaagttctaacctaacctaaccaacttttggattttctggattgtgtttgtttttgttttgacggggggctgtgccccctgAACCCCCCTTTCCGGTGGGCTGCGTCCATTCATTTCATAATctcgtaatttctcctcgaatatttgttgaaattttgattcactcgtatgtgcctctacaatttttgtctctttaataacacttgtaacttttattaactacttttttccgaaaaacaaccacaaacaccgacaaacacctgctagttgacgccatattgtaaataaaatgcaCCTAGcaccgcagcggtgcgcgctgaactacttcaattagatgGCGGCTTTttaatcagctgtagtgttgaacgttttgagcgactaaaatattcaatataaaagctagacgtgtgattgaatggcgttgttcagtcaaagggctagctgtttgttgaacggctatttaaaccagtcagctgcgacataatatatttagtgcagagtcaaagcgcatcgaaacaaagtatcaaaactgaacatagcaaatccaaccttaactccaaagcgttaacgcacgcATTTCATATATATGTTAcactcaaagaccgaaatcactcaatgagcgaaaaaaaggctcacaacgcgttgtggtcacagtgaatttaatacgacgcgaaattcgcgtcgtggctctaatgaaaacggccacgacgcgttctggcaatcaaaAAAAGACCAacacgcgaaattcgtgtcgtggctgatatgctattcgtttttcttcttgatttgttcttgattgattaatcgtccataggtatggaagattatgtttaaattaccacgcgtactacaaaatattttttcttttactaaatcgcGTGTGTACGCGTGTGTatgcgtggtaattcaaatataatcttccatacctatggacaattaatcaatcaagaacaaatcaagaaaaaggAATAGCATTTCAGCCACGACACAAAAATCGCGTTATGGTTTTTTTgcgattgccagaacgcgtcgtggctgtttcactgtgaccacaacgcgttgtgagccattttttcgctcattgagcgatttcggtctttgagtgTAACATATATatgaaatgtgtgcgttaacgcattggagttaaggttggatttgctatgttcagttttgatactttgtttcgatgcgctttgactctgcactaaatatattatgtcgcagccgacttgTTTTTCTGGTTTCTGGTTTCGCTggtttcgctcattgagcgatttcggtctttgagcgtaacatatacattaataacaaaatcgccgatgcggaatccgaatgcagtggacgcaccccatcggcatttcgtaaatgacgacgctccgtacgctccgattccgatgcagtggacgcgcagcttaatAATCCTTTTcctgctttttagggttccgtacctcaaaaggaaaaaacggaacccttataggatcactttgttgtccgtctgtccgtccgtccgtctgtcaagaccctttttctcaggaacgcgtggaggtatgaagctgaaatttatatcaattactcaggtctactgtcccttgaagctgtgaaaaaatcaaacttctaagccaacgcaatcaaaagatacagccgtttatgccgcaaattttcgacacttgcaagggaatcaaaacctacagggtgcttcccgtgaactcagaatcttgaaatttggtacgaagcaacgtcttatagcatagataaaggaaaaattacgaaaaccataaatttttagttacatcacataatatatatttttttaataattttaaacttactacccatttcctcataaacgcgtagaggtattaaattgaaattcataccaaatactcaggtctataatacctttaagctgtcggaaccctcggtgcgcgagtccgactcgcacttggccggtttttttttaacttgacaCTGGTAGAAGGTAATGGTTCAATGCTGTTTcctcatattaaaaaaaacgtcgGCCATTGCTAGAAATgtcaaaatcaaaaaatgttGATGGACACAGGACATGTTATTTTACTGTCAGGCAGTGCGAAACATAAATAAAGCgtattaattttacaataatcaTGACTTAATACTCAAAGCTAAActgataaaatgaaaaattccgTGTAAAAACGTTACTGccacttaaatattttgttttattaatgaCATTATGGATGGTTTAATTCACGCGGCACTGGAAGCAGAGGCAAGAAGAATTTAGTTTTTTAGATACTATCTACTATATTTTCAATTGAAACTAGTGAATTTTATTCTACTTAAAACTCTTTAACATTTTAGGTAATACTTGACCGGGCTAAACATGTGAATAAAAACTTGACTCAGTTTGACAGTGGTGTCTCAGATCATAAAATGACTTGGACTGATGAAAAGATGCATTTAGCAGAAACTGTTGATGATTCTAGGATGAAGTTTCAACGCAATTCGACTAGTTCCGCTGGCAAGTCTACCGAAAAGTTTGATCTTTTCAAGAAACTTCATAAGTTGTACAATGAGCTGAGCAGTGATGAGTCTCAGGCCAACTTTGTaagttattgtaatttttatctgttttatttatttgccaTGATAATGAGCAATCAGAAAACTGCATATCACATAAGGATCTTCGCTGTTGGTCCAATGGtcgctggttcgaatcccgccgacggaacaaaaagttttcaatgttcccgggtctggatgtctattaaatatgtgtatgatataataaaaatcttaaatatatgtatagtataaaagtattaaatatatttccgttgtctggtacctgtaacacaagtcctttaggtacttagcacggggccagactgacgtggtgtgaagcgtccatagatattattattattatattatttttctttaatttcagcAAGGCCTGAAGACAACATCATATCTACTAGAGAAGTTACTAGCAACATATAATCTGAACACATTGATAATCAATTTGTATCCAGGAAACAAAGGGTATTCACTTTCTTTTAAGGtaaatagttcttcttaataaGGAGATTATCCAAGTACAGGGATGCCCAATCTTTTTTGAAAGAAGAATATTTTGTCATGGCGCCCTAccctacctagctattagaaaaagatacataaataaacatctTTAatggttataattattatgttatgcaggcaaataataataaacaaatatttaatgatctacctgctttacatgattaatattgtaattttattttataaaatattttgtggttttggataacAATGGAGGACCGAATTtgcacggcgcaccagggcaccgcggcgcacactttggcATTTCACCGTTTTCGGCGCACACTCAAATACAATCAAGACTAAAACTAATACAAGACCCCTGGTCTTGTATTAGTTTTAGTCTTTGAAGATTAAAGTTTTTTGGACATTGATATTGTGAGAATAGATTTTAAAGCACCCGTCAGCCCTAAAAGCACCCAAGCAgtcagattttttaccatttatgcTTAAAAGATCTGACTGGGTGCTTTTTGAACAAATTATTCTGCTTAAAGTGTAGTTTTGTTTTGAGGGAGACAGAGTGTTACTATTCAATTATAAATTGTTTTCTTATTTACAAACTGTCATATAAGATCATTATTTCTAGGCCTCGTCTAGTCAAGATGAAACTTTGATTGAAACACCCAGGTGGCCATATGAAGAGGAGGAGCTTTTAAGTTATATAGACAATGAAGAACTTCCAGTTGTTTTACTCGACCTGTTGGAATCCGAGCACTCATGTCTTTTTTATTCAGGATGTATTATAGCTCAAATAAGGGACTATAGACAGGCATATCCGAGTTTCTTATGTGATACACACCATGTGTTGTTAAGGCCCACAAATCAGGTAAtagatttataaaattttattctttaattAAAACATATATATATTACTGTCGGAGAAAAAACCCAAGGCATTTATTTCAGAGGCACAAATGTGTTGGGTTAAGTTAGAATTAGTTAACTGGAGAAAATCTGAAATGCAATACAAGAGGAGTTATATTTGTACAACAGTGTGTTAAAAGTGGGACTCCTTTGGCATTTTGGCATTCCTTTTAATTATCAAATGTAATATGAATCTTAGTTATAAATCTTTACATAGTATTTGTTTATATTCTTTCAGAGTATAATAACTGATGCAATGTGCATTGGTAGTCGCTGTGGCTGGGTGGGTGAGGAGCGAGGGGCGTTGGAAGCAGTAGAAGCGGCACTTGTGAATGCCGCAGCTCCACCATTGTGCCTTGAACCTCGACCGGCTATCGGTCTGCTTGCTGCTAGGTTACATGCAGCACCGAGACTCTTCAATACTCCGAGAATACGGAGGCAGGCAAAAAAGTTTTCCCAGGTACTTTTTGTTACATCACACACGAGGTGCAAGCAATGTGTGTCGAGTTGGAATGAAAATTGTTATGGCATATAAAACTTTGCAGGTGGCTGTAAATAGAAAACGAAAATTAGATCAATTTACGCACTACCATGGAATAGAATTGTTGGAATTGATACATCGCCAAAGAGCTAAGAATAGTAGGCAATCAGTACCTCATACGCGCCTCACTTCTAAGTTCCCGAAGAAACCACCAGAGGTAAGAAAGATGCtaaataaaagtgataaatccatactaagccatacttgtattataaatgctaatgtgtgtctgtctatcatgCCACTTATCCAAAAATTGATTAAAGGAGTATGGGCAAATTTGTATGGAGCATGGGCTATCCGCGGCCAAGAACAAttcttacatattatattcatacttAGGAGTcctacaattaaaattaaatatactttaaaagtgTACTTACGccgaaatatactttaaaagtggataaaatacatttttatttttcaagatATGCATAATTTAACCCCCAGCCCCAAGCGGTTGAatccgaccgcgataacaatagaataacaatagatttccaagattCCGCGATCGAGGAATAAGTATCTTAGCTTATGTTTAGAGCAAAAGTCGGAAGGTAAGGTGAAAGGTTTTTATAAGGAGGACCAGTGTTTATTAGTACCGCTGctggtaacctaacctaacctaacctaacccttaGGCTTCGGCTTTTGCCGAGCCTTTTTGGACGGGGCCTTCTCTTCTCGGGGGGCCGGCTTTTTCGCAGTAGACGGACATCCGCTGCCGTCCAGCACGTGCCCCCCCTGCCAGtggcctcgcacagggcgcagttaGGTTCtgcagccccgcactccgccgccttgtgccccgttttcccgcaccggaaacaagtccggctgcggtccaccgggcactggcacttggcagccacgtggccggtgtcctggcagcggaagAAGAGCGTCGGCCTCGCGGCCAACAGCGTCACGTTCGCCGACACCCAGCCAAcccgcaaccgcccagagctcgagagcttcttggcggccgcgactgggaggcggatccaacacgacccgtccccccgtggccccaCCCGGACATCGCCGGCCAGGCACTCTCCTTCGAGTGCGACCGCTTCCTTTACTTCGGCGGCCGTCACTGAGTCGTCAAGGCCGGCGATACGCACTTCAGCGCATGCAGCTGGCCGCCCGACTTTCACCTCTTGAGGCAGGACGGTCTTGGgcctcgcggcaaaggcgtccgccttctTCTCTGCCCCCTCACCAGCGATAGTGAGGAGGCGCCCTCCAgttcgggcccggcggaagcggacttgcgAAATATCGAACTCCGCGATGTTCACCGCCCGCCGGGCCGTTTCGATGGCCTTGGCGTATGTCAtacccgccttcacggccgactcttcGATACGATGATTGTTTGATGAGAGCGACGGCCGCTGTAGCGGGGACGCGAAGCCTCGGCTTCTTCTTCTCCGGGGCAGCTGTAGAAGGTGTAGCCGCCCCCTTCTTCCTCTTACCCGTCGGACCCACCTTGGTCCAACGGGTCTCCGTACCAGGAGAGCTGATGGTCGCTCCCCCTTGTGCCGCCTCCTGAGCGGCCATTGACGGCCGCTTCTTCTTTTTTCGGGCCTTTTTGCCCTTTGGCGCCGTGGACGTGGCAGGGACTTCTGGAGGGGCTGCCGCTACCGACGGTTGCGTCTCCTTAGTTTTAGCCGGTTTCCCTTTCGCCTTCGGCAGAAGGGGTCCCGGCGTGTCTTCTTCCATAGGCGCAACGACGCTTGCGGGGACGGGTAGGATGTCTACATCCCGATCCCTATCCGACACCAACGGTGGCCTCCGCTTCGGCTCCGGCAGGAGACGGTCCTCCAGTCCGGCGAGCCTAGCGTTGAGCATATTGCCGAAGGTCTCCACGTTTGCACGGGAGACCTCGGCCAATAGCTCACGCATATCTCCTCCGGCAGGATGCGAGGTCTGTTTGCGCATCTCGTCCAGCTCCTGGCGTAGTACCGCCACTTGCATTTCGAGACGCGCGTTCTGGGCCTCCAGCCTCTTTATCTTCTCTGATGAAAAGCGACTCCTCATCTCGTCGAAGACCATTGCGATGGTCGACACCGACTACTTTTGAAAAGTGCCCTTAAGGTTAGCGGATTTCTTGCCGACCATCTCAATGGTCTCCAACGCCTGCTTCACTGTCTTAGCCATGTCAGCGCCCGTCTTCTCCAACACCTCTTCTCGCGCAGGAGATGGTAGTAGGGAGCCCGGCGAGGGCGGAGCTGGCGTCCTTCCACGTCCTCCTAGCCCTTCGCGCTGTTTCGGCGATCTCTTCTTCGGCTTGCAGCCTGAGGGCCTCCTCCTTCTGCCTGTTGTACGCGGCCTGCGCTTTAGCGCAGCCGACGCACATACAGGTATTTGGCCGATCTGGGCGGccaacattatttttttggcttattgtttttaattcaacccaaataaacaaataatggaagtttttgaataaataaacgtatatttacaaataaaaaataggtaCATAGGTGtaaaaaaggaaaatattttctttttatatttttacaaaaaattcaGTCTTTTTCGCTTTCTGAAGAAGTTTCTACAATATTTGGTTCTGCAGATACAAACATTTCTAACGTCTCGGGCATAAATGTGTtagcttttctttttttaagtttacGCATGCTACTTGACAATGGATCAGAACTAAGTAGAAGGCGATTGAATATGTCTTCATTGCAATTTTCCCTAGAAAATTTTCTCGCAAAATCTTGGcggtaattttttaaatgtttgtttcGAGCTTCAGCTGCCTCCGTATACACGGACCGCCCGTCACCCGACGGTGACGTATGGGATTCCCCGGCCCCATCGGGACCAAGGCCCACCCGGAGAATATTTTCTTTGCTGCGATTATCCATACTTCAAAACACCGGCACCCCGGATCGCGGGCTCTCTCTCGGCAGTGAGCTCTGCCATACACGCACACAATCACACACGCATACCGGCgatcagccacccctcccgtgtcaccgtgaaaaggctcacgatggcacgggggaggtgcccagggatctgtctaacacaggactccctccacatCGCTCCCAACCTAAcctcaacctaacctaacctaacctaaacctaacctaaaccttttattgtatttattgaTTTGGAAGTTTATAATGATGCATTTaggtaaacataaataataaataattattaagccttacataaatgattggtctcgcgcgcgcgctcgactatataccgcgctgtatagaaaagACAGATTTCTGAATGCGGCAattcaatattgtagtgtgtgtaaaacaatgcacaactattgttgtgtgcgtagataatcgggttgccagatacgtgactggtgcccaatcaatggggaaaaattagttgctgtggtcttgtaatttattattattatatagtaagtgctgatttttcaatcatcagataaactttaccattggaataaagtccattctaagagaatgcgataaaataacaacgttgtttaggtcaacgaaacataatgggtacaatattgatgagaaaacaatacaaaaacaatggtaggaagtttaaggaaagttaagaatgagtcataaaaaagcaaatgttaaatttgttttctcatttgttactgtattgtgtacataaaatatacactgtatttaatatttttattttaatatgatactcataattcatatttattaatacacaatacacattcatgatctaggaactttgaaaactttttgctaccctagctagagattttaatgcgctcatcaACTCAGCCACTAATcattatgtatatataaaaaaaataagatataataaacaaataaataaataaaaatcacaaactcagaaaaatttgggtatttttagtttatggcaaCTGGCAACACTaaacatcaagcggtactccgatcggcgatccgaattttcaggtttatattgttacgtgctagggttcgaggatttggagagaaagacctggtgactctcttgaagactttattaacactgcactaaacactaggtcacaacacttagcactaagtccaaacactaatcactaggtccaatcactaagcactatcactgtcctaggtcgtagccaagtcgcaggtttcactggttcactcactattgatcacttgtgttcactccgaaatcgccttgatgatcgctcgaaccgaactgaattgcgggcctgcctgcggctctttttatatggcgagacgaattccagaaatttcccgatttcacgtaaacaagtaaacaaccgtgggaaatttctagtaggctcgggcatgtgccacaataaaactgccgtccttgcgataagtgcagtaagttgaatttaatttagaccttatggactcagtcataaggtctaaattcaaacacgctaacaaatagagggtaaacacgtaaacaaacattagacctttccagaaggttcgagtatgtacttgcgcaccacgtgtccgtataccatgtaccgtaacactactcccctcttagagatgctcgtcccgagcatcattgttactgccatggcaACGCGCCACGCTGttcctacgactactcctggtctgtggtccctttacagcagcgcaagtaatacatctgtggcaccaatcctgcacatcatctctccaatgcaaccagaagaatcgttctcgcactttccttagcatcctcttgacgcctagatgactccctgatacgccctcatgtatctcgcggagaacatctggtactcttgcccttgggacaattatctgaaaatagaactttctgccgttagccttctgccatttccggtagagtagtccgtcctgaagtatcagactgtcccattgctcccagtacgccttagtgacagcgccagtgggtgcaacctcactccagattggttttacgtcaccccgtttcttccatctgatgatgtgccgaaggtcgtcatctctttcttgagcctttctcatagcatcattctctaagggccccaaattacttgttctctttgttccgctccgtgcctgggaggtaacTGTTACCGGGGCCttctccgcgtcatccagtactcgccacttagttctggattctattcgtttCCCATGATCCCGGGTAGGTGACGAAACTGCTtgcttcttcaactcctccatttgttcctcgatcctctttatccttgccatctgggtcttcttctgcggacagtttagctgaagatggcccctctcaccacacCTATAACACATGGCTTCAAATCTTTTcctcgtaggagccttaacttccttgacttcttcagagaccttgtggatcttatgggtctgccgtatgtcatggcgcacagcctcgacttccaaagcatgcgctaatgcttcctttagcgaggtatggtgaccaagtcttactgcagccctgacctccaagtctttgattccgtcgacaaatccttgaacaatatttgtgtcgaccatcttggtttcggc
Coding sequences:
- the LOC121728757 gene encoding signal recognition particle 9 kDa protein, whose translation is MTFIPNWEEFEKSAEMLYLRDPINTRYSVKYSHSKGLFLVKITDNKKCLQYKTEVQQDVRKVDKFITNLLRHMASNDN